The following is a genomic window from Meriones unguiculatus strain TT.TT164.6M chromosome 7, Bangor_MerUng_6.1, whole genome shotgun sequence.
CTGCAGTGCAAACGTTCCTTCAGGggagggaagacagagggagggcagCCAGGGCCATGGTTAGAGTTCCCCCATGCCTCCGCTCAGGGGCCCATCCTGGAGCAGGGAAGGCCAAACAGGGACCAGCAGAGCATGGTAGGAAATCGGGAATCCAGAGGAGTGGGTCCAGTCCTGATCTGACCGTGCTTGGCGCTTGACTACTTACTCTGGGGCACGGTTCCCTCCTGGAAGAGTTCATCTAGAGGGCTTCTCACTGAGGATGCGTGTCACCCCACCCTCACCAGGTCCCCGGGGTCCCTGTGAGCGCCAGTGCTTGCTCAGAGAGCAGGAGTTTCGGCCGGTTGGGTTTTCCTGTCCAGCCACTGAAGTTGATGTGGAACCTCCAGGGGCCACGTCCGCCTGTAGGACGGATGGCAGCGTCACTCCTTCCTGAAGCCCAGCTTTCTGAGGAGCTCCTTTCCTTTGAAGAGGAGACCCTGCTTCTTCTCAGCTATGCCTTGGGGCTCCCCCCGTTTGGCCCAGGAGGAACTTCCAGAGCTGAGGGCACACTGCCAGCCTTGGGGCACTGGCGACCCTTGTGTGGTGTTTCCAGGGTCCTGGAATGTGAGAAAAATCTGTAAGGTCAGGGCAAGCCCTCTCCACCGATGCCTTTGCTCCTCTATTCTTCTGTCACAGACCTGCCACTGTCCCAGATACCCACAGACCCATACAGATACacccacaggcacatacacacgtgcagattcacacacacacaaagatacacacagaaagacacacacacacagagagacacacactcagacagacacacaaagagagtcagacacacacacagcatggagGTGAAGGGAGATGATGCTGAGGGCCCTGCCTACTGAAGAAAGTGCCATGGGATGGAGTCTGAGCTCTGCTTTGTCACTGGTAGCCCTGGGTGTGCCCCTTTCCTTCTTGGGGCCTCACTGACCCCACTGACCCCACTTGCAAGTGCCAAACTGACCTACCTTCCTGAATGTCATCTATTCCACCAGGGAGGAAGAGCAAGGACAAAGACACTTTGAGTACTAGTGACTACATCACCTCACAGACAAAAAGCTGGATCATTCCCATCAAGGCAGTGGGTACAGTGCCCCAGGGGTCTTCAAGGAGCCAAGCCAGGGCCCACTTCACACAGAGAGAGGCTCTACCCTGAATGACCCCTGAGGGGACTGTCAGGCAGCCCCTCCCAGAGCACCTACCTACCAACCCTCCTCCCTGCTCCATTCAAAAGGCTGAGCCATCCTCCTCCCTCAACCCCACCAGGCAGTGCTCTCTGATGATCTAAGGGCAGGAAATCAGGCAAACAGGGTAAGCACCAGGAAGCTGCTCCCAACTCACCCTCGCCTGGACCTGGGCACGGCTTTGTCAACTCTTACCAAGCTGCATTttgtctcttctctccctcctaccCTGGCTGCTGCCAAAAGCCTGGCAATCTCCTGGCCAAAGCAAACCACAAAGCCCAGACCAGAGCCTGGGGACTTGGTAAACAACCAAACCTAtcgctgctgtggctgctgccgCTGTCGCCATGGCAGAGTTGGCAGAGGAAACCAAAGGAGAGCTACAGAATCAGTCTGTCCAGTCCTAGAGGTCAATACATTTACAGCCAAGGCTCATGGCTCCTGGGAAGAAGTCTAGCTTTCCCAGAAGCCGGAAACAAAAAGAAGGGTTCACTGAGCCCCAAAGAAGGATAGCTTGAGGATATCTATGGGTTTCAACTATTCAAGTTCTCCCTTTTATCCTGCTTAGAGGAATAAAAGCATGTGTCTGATAGTTTAACAGTTTGAATCACGGGGGACCAGGGTGGGAAGACTATTATTACCAGTGACATTACTGTATCACCTCCCTGTCACcaataataatagcaatattATAATACCACAGCCATACGGTATCATAATACCGTGAGTCATAACGTGAATTATCACATAAGGCTCTATAAGCTGCACGACAGAATATGAGGAGTCGGGAAAGGCGCGGCGTCATGTGCTGAGATGACGCGTCATCCTGTGACAGCTAGCTGACACTGCCCAGGGTAAAGGCAAGGCAGGGAGAGTGAAGATCCCATACCCGCGCCTGGATCATGGCAGGGTCTCCCTCCCCCGTTCCTTGAAGAAAGTAGAAAGCTAGGTCAGCTCCGTTCAAAGCAGTCTGGTTACAATAAGGTGGGGAATGGAGGTGACATGAAACACGGGGGCCAATCCCCCCACTTACATGTTGCTCTCTCTACAAATATCTATCTCCATCTAGCACTGGACTCTTCTCCTCCTCGTTCTCTGAGAACAGGGAACAAAGAGAGGAGATGGGTTACCGGCAGGCCTGCATGCTCTCCGTCAGTCAGCGCCCAGTGGCCCGGGTACCTGGCGGCTCCTGCTTGGCACAGCCTTTGCATCTGTGGCCACTGTGTGGGGTTTCTGTTCGAAGCCTGACCCCTTCACATCCTTTCTGCTCTCTGAGTCTGGACGCTTAATTGTACCCCACCCATCCCAAGGAGACGAATGTAAAGAGAACCTTGGAAGCTGAGCTTGCAGCATCTAGGGCAACTGGCTTCAACAGGTaccttggaggcaggaggactcgGCAGGTGGGAGCACCCTGAATGGCTGGCTAGTGGCAGGGATCCTTTTACACGGGACTCCTCACATGCATTGGTCCCTGGCTCTCACCAGTTGGGCCAGATGGCCTGGGAATCAGGGTTCCTGACATCACTAATCTTCAGACAGGGCCTTGTACTAGGTAAGGGTGGCCTAGTGGAAGCCTCCTCTGCTGGGGGCACAAAGTGTTCCTCTGTATCATGgactcagcctctgagactcTCCTGCCACTCTCCCAGCCCCAGCACACCGGCAGGGTAGAGGTGAAATACTGAGTTGGTAGCCCAGCTCCTCACTGACCTGACTGTCAGCTTGTGGTGTCCCAGACTCTGGACCACCTGCTCCAGGCCCAGGGCCCTCCAGGAAGTTGGATGGAACCAGGCCCCTTTGTCCATTCAGTTCCCCCTGAGGAGGAGATGCTGGTGAGACTAAGAAGGCCCCATCCCTGTCCCCTAGTAACCCAGCTCATTCCTGCAGCCTTCTGCCAGGATCCCTTGCCATACGCTGGCCCAGCTGGTGAACCAGAGGACAGTACACCTTCCTTCCCCACAAGGGTCTTACATAGTAGAAGCCATCATCATCCATCTCCCCAAACACAGTAATGACGTCCCCTGCCCTGAAGGGCAGCTCCGCCTGTGGGGAGAGCAGGAGGCAGATGTCAGTCCTGGGAAGGCCTCGTGACCCCGTTCCCCGTTCCCCATCGCTGGAGGAGGGTCCTCACCTCCACATCCATATTGGGGGAGTTCTCTCGAGGATTATAGTCAAATGCAGCCACCATAGGTCGGGAGGTTTTGGGGACAGCAGAATGGATCAGCTTGGGAGGACCTGTAGAGGGAATGAAGGTGCTCCTGAACTCCTCCATATACTGTCCTCCACATTGAAGTCCTGTGGCCGCCGTCCCTCCCCGAATTGCCCACCACTCCATTGCCATCACTCCCAAAGAGTGGGGCCTTCCCCAGAGACCCTTGCCCAGAGAAGGCTCCTCACCTGGACAGGGCTGTGCAGGGCTTTCCAACTCCACTGTGGAGAGAAGGTATCTCTGAGTCCTGCCTGACTTTCCCTCTTTGTCCCAGGCTGGGGTGGTGCAGGGCAAACAGAATGTCCACCCTCCCCCGGAGGACAGATACTCAAAACATCAGTACAGGCCTGACCCAGGGCCAGCGAGCAACATGCTTCCGGGTGCACAGAGCCAGAACAAAGCCCCCCCACTAGAGGTGGTAGGTGTGGGTGGGAGTCTCCTTTAATCCCTCTATCTATTCAAAATCCTACCAGTGTCTCTTCCGGGTGACACAGGGCTGACACACCCCCCCCAACCTACACAATGGTCACGGGTACCACAGGATGCGGGGGTCTTACCTTTCTTGGACCGGCGAGGCTTGGGGGGAGGCCCAGTCGTATGGGCTGAGGAGTAGATAGAGGGTCCGTTCCCTGGTTGAGGAAGGCAGATACACCTAAGAGAGGAACTGAGGCAGGAGTGGGGGAATGGGCCAGACTAGAGGAATCTCCCAGGGTTCCCCAGTCTCCGCTGTTTTGTAGTGCAGGGCCTTGCTCGCTAGGCAAGAGCTCTAAGCCAGGCCCCTAGCCCCCTGAGCTATCCAAACtagtttctttcttattttttatttatttatttttttttgcatttcataCGTGAGCTCATTTAAGGGCCCTGCACCTCACGCATGCGGTAAGAGCCAAGTTGACTCTAAAGTACATCATCATAATCTCTTCAATAGGCCACATCCTGGGGCCAGCTGCAGAAGGggtgaggggcagaggggcaggggcaggcatGCCAGCCTTGAGTGGCTCCACTAAACTCAGGACAAATGGGGCACTTCGAACCACCCCAGATAGAGGGATCTCTCGGGGTGGGACTGGGCTGAAACCAAGGGTGGCTGGTGATGGGTGAGGGGCAGCGGCAGGCCGTACCCGAGCCCTCAGTGAGAACATCTGGGGGCAAGAAGCCCCGCTGGAGCAGCTGCTGTCTCCCCACCGGACCGCTCACAGCCACCTCAGCCACCATGTTGCAGGGGATGTAGCCTGCGCGACCCCCACTCTCGCCCCGGTAGAATCCATCAGCGTCTTTGTCTCCATAAACCTGGAAGCAGAGACCGGTTGTCTCGACGCTAGCTCCGCCCACCCCTTGCACTCCAGCCCTGAAGCCTGGTATCGCCCCACTAGGAATGGCAGAAGTGTGCTCTCTTCTCTAGACCGGGACAGAGGAGAGGGGAAACAGCAGACTAAGAGGAATCTGAGAAAGTCACCTCTTTCTGCAGCCCCCCTCCCcaaactaccaccaccaccaccatgcagCTTTCCCTCAAAGCACCCAGACTGGATCTCTCAAGCCCCAGAAGACGGCAAAAAGCCTCTCACCAATCCTTAGGGGAATAAGAAATTCTATGTTAACGAGCAAATAGTCCCACTGTGCTGAGCATGCGGCAGGCAGAGGCGCCATGTGCACCTTGAATCATTCACAGGCAGGAGCGGACCGGACAGGCAAGTCTGTGAGGTCATGGGGACCATTCCCATGCTACCatagaggaaactgaggcctttGATAGGTTCTACAACCCACTCAAAGCCGTGTCCAAATCCTACCGTCTGGCCCTGGAAGCCATACTCTCGGACCCTCCCCCAACCCTACGCAAGAGAAACTTAGAAGACGAGATGCCGGCTAGAGGCTGGAGCTCTGGCCTCAGAAGGGGGTCAGTCACCTTGAGGAGCTGGCCCTCCCGGAAGGGCAGTTCCTCTTCTCCGGCGTCAGGGTTGGGTGACATTGATACAGGGTCGTAGTCAAACAGAGCCACGAAGACCCTCACAGGCAGATCCTGATGAACTGGTGCTTCTTGGGGGCTCCTTGGAGGGGCTGTGGAGAGCATTCAGGGCAGGGCGGTGACTCAGTGAGCTTTATGCACGGTAGGAAAAAGCTTCCTTGAATCTGCCTCAGCCACAATTAGCTGCTCACCCAGCTCAGTGGTTCCAGGCCTAGGCACCCGGGCCCCTCTCCTCTGGGGTCCTCTCCGCCCAGAGTTGTCATGCCCTCTGGGCTCcccagtctctgttgcctgcAAAGAGAGGGCAACAGATGGCAGGAGTGACATTCTATCCCTGTGGTGGCCCACGCTCCCTGGCTCTGGCCCCGGCAGCAGCGTAAGCGACACAGCAGAACAGGAGCACAGCATTCCTCTCCAGGGGCCTGGCCCAGCCTCACCGAGGCCCCAGACACCCCCATGGCGGGAGGACAGGCAGGAGGCCCTGGCTCTCCAATAGATGTGTGCAATAGAGGGGCCTGAGGTGGCCAAGGAGAATGTGAGAGGACAGTCTCCTGTCGGCACCGGGGCTGGTGGCTCTCTGGACATGGCATCACAGTCAAGTGTTCTGAAGGCACAGCTAGCTACTCAGAGGGAAGGGCCACACTGACCAAAGTGGCACGTGGCAGCCAGTGATAACAGAATATTGTGCATCCCGGTTCCattcagcagaagcagaaagcagtGGAATGTAGGTGGGAGGAGACAGGTGAGGGAGCCCGAAAGCCCGGCCCCACCTCTGCTGATGGAGGTGGCAGCGTGGAATGGGTGTGGCTGGTGGGCAGCAAGCAGAGCCaccaggcagcagcaggcaggggGCCGCCCAAAGTGGGGAGTGGGCACAGACCCGGGAGGGTGGCTCCTTGGTTCTGCTGGTCGCACTGCGGCCTCTCCGCtctggttcccctttctcccaggCTGGGAGGCGCAGGTAGGGATTGGGGCCTGAATTGACCTTCAGAGGTCCCCTGGGCCTTCCTACAGCTGCTGTGCCCCAGGCCTCCCCATCTGTGGGGTAGCAGGAGCTGTTGAGGCTGACACCCCCgctgcctgcctcctgctcatCCTCAGAATCATACTCAATGCTGATCTCCAGACACTTTGGGGAGAGGCAGCTGACCAAGCTGGATTCTGGAGCAGGGCCACGGGGACACCTCCGGGAAAGACCCGGCCGCCCTCTCCCTCCAGCCTCCTGTCCGACCCTGGTGCCCTCAATCACAGGGAGGCCGCCCCTCTCCCGTGGAGGGCCTGGCCGCGCAGAGGTCTGGGGCCCGCCATTGCCAAGGAGTCGGCTGCAGTGTTCTCGGGGATCCTGAGGCCGCTTGCGGTTTGGGGGCTTCTCGGGAGAGCCACCTCCTCTCCTCCGGCTGTTTCCACCAACCACTCCCAGCATGTCTTCCAGGTGCTCCCTGGCCCCTGAGAGCTCAGGAGACAAGGGACACAGGCCAGGTCCCTGGGGCTGACTGCTGTCACAATCCAGCCCTAGTAATGCAAGTTCAGGCTGGCTAGGGGCTTGGGAAGAGCTGCTGGGCCCTGGtttctcctgctcttcctcctcatcctcctcttcttcctcctccggGATGCTGAACAGCTTCTTGCTGCGGAGCTGCTGGAGAGGCAACTCCAGGATCTGCTCCAAGATCTCCTCGTCGCTGTCAGTCTCACAAAAGGGGTCAGGCTGGGGCTGGGAGTGGGGAGAAGAGAGCAGCAAGGAAGAGAGGTCCACGAGAAAGATGAGAGGTCTGGGacctttgccctcaagtgaggaCACGGGGTTGGGGGCCACACACCCAGCCTTCCCTTAGCTTCCTGCCGAGAGGAAAGAATCAGAGGGACAGTGGCTGGACCAAAGTCACACATGTGACTGAACCGAGGATGACTTCGGTCCCTGCTGGGCAGGAGCCTGAGGGAGCAAGCTGGGGAAAGTCAGAGAATTCTCCATCCTCTCCCCCGAGCCTCCTAGCACAAGGCTCTGAGAAGGCTTCCCAGGACTAGGGTGCTACATCTGAGAGACTGGGGGTGAGGTCTGAGAAGCGCTTCCCTCCCCCACTTTTTAGCAGGGCAGAAGCCCTGAGCAGCTTCTTTCCATCCACTGCTTAGCACAGGACCCAGGCCGCACACCTACACTTGCTGGAGCAGCTGCCGTGGGAGTGGAGGCCCTTGGAGCCTGAGGTCTGGGGActagctcctccccaccccattaCCTTGGCTCCATTCTCCCTGATGCTGTTGCCAGCAACCTGCTTCTGGGAGGAACAAGGCCTGGAACCcagttcctcttcctcttcctcttcctcctcctcttcctcttcctcctggatGTCTGATAAGTCCGAGTTGCGGCTGTGATCTGCCAGGGAATTAGCCAGGCAAACTCCAAGCTCTGACATCTCTTCTTTCTATAAAAGGCAAGACAGAGGCTTAGGGGTAGACTCCTCGCActcagaaggctaaggcaggagggtgACAGCCCCACCTAAGCCACACAGTGATGTCCAGGCCAGGCCGGACTTCAGAATGAGCCCCTATCTCCAAACAGAAATGGCAAATTGAAAGAAAAGGTGCAGAGGTAAGAAGGAAAATCAGGAAGGGCTCTAGGCAGGGCCAGCTCCAGCCAGAATCAGAAAGGGTCTTGACAAAGGAGGAGAGAGCCATGGCCAGAAAGCACAGTGGTAGGGGTACAAGAAGgtaaggaagagagggaagcagGTGACAAAAAGAAAGACGTGATGAAAACGCACACACATAACACAAACCAAGGTGTCTGggccagagcagagcagagaacAAGCATAGGGGGCTGACACAGTGTAGAGGGACGAGTCTTGTTTCTACACAGCATATCTCCAACCTCTACCTCAGTTCTAGGTTTCCGCTCTGAGCCCAGATCTCCTCCATGGCAGGCCTCAGGGCTTGGCTCCTTCTGGGTCGGCTCTCCTTGGGTGCAGCAAGGTGTGGGGCCAGCGTCTCCTGAAGCGCACTCCACTTCTTGCTTAGccagggagggagccacagggccAGGGCCTTCCAGGCCCAGGGTTGGCTCCACAGCCCGCTTCTCTTCTGAGGTGCCCCGCACAGCTGCCCCAGCCTCTTCCTGGAAAGGTTGACATCGAGAATGAGCCGAAACTCCAACCCTCCCTTCGGCTTTGCACTTCCGGCTTCCCATCCAGCAGGTAAGTACCTGAGAGCAAGGAGCTGGAGGTTCCTCCTGGGGTCCCTTGGTCATGTCCCTGGAAAGGCTGGCAGGGGAATCTTGAGTTCCATGGGGGACAGGATGCCGGACGGGAAAGCTGGCATCCCCAAGCCCTGGGGAGACTGAAGCAAGGGGTGTTCTGACCTCTGGGCTTGGTCGTGGTGAGAGACAGGACATCCTGGCTGGCTGGCAGGCAGACTCCAGGGCTGGGGCAACAGGGGCCGGGATGGAGTCAGTGGACTCGCCATGGGGTGACATAGTGCGTACGGTCACCTCATGGCAGGcctgcagcagctgcagctgcgACACCTCCACCAGCACACTGCCTGCCGTGGGGGAAGCCACCTCCATAATCTACAGGGAAGAGGGAGGCGAAGACAGCCAAGCGTGAGGGTGGGATGGCTGCCTGCTCGCCGGCATCGAGCCAGCATTTCCCCCAAGCCCTTTCCTTAGTCCTCTGGCTTCAGAGTGGAGGCATTTCAATCCCTCAAGGGCTGCCGACACCCATGCTTTTAGCCAGTTTACGACGCAATGCCCACAGGCCAGGAGCTGGACGTTTCTGCCAGGCCAGGAAGACAGGCTTCTAACTAAACCCGGCGAGGAAGGACCCACATGCTGCCTTTCAGGATTGGAGGAGCTGGAGTCCCCAAGCCATACCTTCTGCCCATCGGCGTAGACGGCGTAGCCTGTGACCCGGACACCATTGGAGGTACCAGCAGCGTCAATGGTGACGGGGAGCCAGCTGATCATCAGGATTCCAGGAGAGGGCCCTGGTTCCACCTGTACATCCAGGGGAGCATCGGGCAGGCCTGGGAGATGTGGGGCACAAGCAAAAGCAGTGTAGggttttccctgaaggagatggTAGCCACTTCCCTGAGAATGCATATGAAGCCGGTCTCCTCCCCCCAGCCCCCCCGCACACACTCATGGCCTGGCCTCCTGGGTTTGGGGGACACACATACCTGCTGGAAGGGTGGTGAACTGCAAAGTGGCAGCTCGCTGCTCTGGCCTCTCCCAGCCTGGTTCCCAAGGCCCCTGAGATGGGATCTGAGCCTCCACTCGGGCCTGATACAGCGTGCCAGGCCGCAGGTGACAAAAAGTTGCCCAGTAGGTGCTGGGACGGGCAGGGGGGCACTCTTCTCCATTGAGGTAGATGGCATGGGCCAAGTTGCTATTCCCTGGCACCCAGGCGATCTCAGCGGATGTGGCTGTCAACCGATGGACCCGTAGCTGGCTGGGAACCActccagccccagcacccacagccagGCAACATCGAAGAGGATCCGAGCTGCCCCTGCTGGTCAGGGCCTGGACAGAGACATGGAGGGGCCCAGCCCGCAGGTCCAAATTTTCAAGCACAGCCTTGGGGGGCACTCCAGGCCCCAAGGCCTGACGGAGTTCCCCGTTGACAAAGACATGGAAGCCACGCAGATCTACTCTCTCGGGAGGCAGCTCCCAGGCCAGCACCACACTGTGGGCTAGCTGCTTGAGGACCACGATACGGCGAGGATAAGGCACAGCCAGGGGCTCGCCCAGTCCCTCTGGTGGGGGGCTCAGACTGAGTGCGTCTcctgcagcttcctcctcctctggtCTGGGCTGGCTATGTCCCCCGCTGCTCTGGCCCCCGCTGCTGCAGCCACCGCCACCTCCGCTCAGAAAACTGAGCTCAGGGCCAGAGCTGTGCGACAAATCGGCCAGCTCCCGAGGGAGGGAGGTCAGGAGGTCGTCATCAGACACACGCTCTACAAAATTGGAGGGGACCAGACCCCTTCGGCCATCCATGAGCTCCCCTGGCAGAGGGAGGGCAGGGAAagggaagacaaagaaaaagcagaagaaaagctGATCTGGTAACGCATTTCCCCAACAGCTACTTCGTAAGTACCTGACTGCAGTCAGCCTTTACCTGTAGGTGGTTCTGAGACACGAGGTCAATCAAGATTTTAATTAGAGAGCTACTATCGGCTTTCACGGGTGTGGTGACTAGGTTTTCATCACACAGGGCATTGCCTCTTAAATCTTAACGTGCATATGGATCacccacagatttttttttttataaattcagATTCTAAGTAAGTCCAGTCTGGGAAGCATTGGGTTTCAGGACTTCTCACTAGCTCCCCAATGCTGGCACCTCAAGGACCTAGTTATGAGAACACCTGCATTCTAAAGCAGCACATACTGAAGTATTCCTAGGAGAAAATGCCATGACATCCATAATCTACTTTAAAaatagtgaggttttttttttttttttcgcctACATACAGATCAGGCAAACGTGGCAAGGTGCAGACGGCTGTACCATCTAGGTGATAGACATGTAGATGTTCATAGCAGTGGcctttgatgttttgttttgctttattctgTTGTGATCTCATGTTGCCAGGATGGCcctgaattcactgtgtagcccaggatgactcTGAGCttctgatcacacacacacacacaccacacccctCATAAATGCTAGGATAACAATGGTGCATCACCCATGGTTTTATgcaatgctggggactgaacccgaAACTTTGCTCATGGTAGGCAGATGCTCTACCAAACACGCCACACCCCtagccttccccctttttttttttttaagatttatttattatgtatataatgttctgcctacatgtacacctgcacaccagaagagggcaccagatctcattatagatggttacgagccaccacatggttgctgggaattgaactcaggaccttggaagagcagccagtgctctttacctctgagccatctctccagccccccctccAGCCCCTCTTGATGTATTTTACATATTTAGAAACTTTTATATTAAAACTCTGAAACATCTGGGAGTGCTGATAGTACATTACAATCTCATCTCTCAGcaggtcagaggcaggtggacaggAAGTTAAGGCTAGCCTAGATTATATAGTGAGAAGCTATCTCAAAAATGAGGGTGGCTCATGAGGGGCTGgcgagacagctcagtggttaagagcactggctgctcttccagaagacccaggtaaAATCACACAACactcacgtggcagctcacaactgtctataacttcagtctgacaccctcacagagacataacaaaaagccacagaaaaaataaaataaatagaccCCTTttgccgggtggtggtggcggctcacatttataatcccagcactcaggaggcagaggcaggtggatctctacgagtcggaggccagcctggtctacagagagagttccaggatagccagagaaactctgtcttgaaaaacaacaacaacaacactaaaAATGAAGGTGGCTCATCAGCTAAGAGCATTTGctcgctcttgcagaggacacaagttcagttcccagaacccacaacagctccagaggatctgatgtcatcttctggccttccggcacacatgcacatacacacaaacacacacacactatcat
Proteins encoded in this region:
- the Tspoap1 gene encoding peripheral-type benzodiazepine receptor-associated protein 1 isoform X4; the protein is MEQLTTFPRLGELGAMEPWALPAWRHWTQGRGCEPGDASPSITGTPIAMQFRGLRSGESSEPEGAQSPGPVGNTDPEGTETGMSKLGHPTESPEDDCLRREDEDAQAYEAKLNVGFGDRPNLELLRALGELQQRCNILKEENQMLRKSSFPETEEKVRRLKRKNAELAVIAKRLEERAQKLQETNMRVVSAPVPRPGSGLELCRKALARQRARDLSETASALLAKDKQIAALQRECRELQARLTLVGKEGPQWLHLRDFDRLLRESQREVLRLQRQIALRNQREPLRPARPPAPTALSRVGAPAPGAPGEAVLQDDVESPQVVLREPEKQQRVQQLESELCKKRKKCESLEQEARKKQRRCEELELQLKAAQNENARLVEENSRLSGRATEKEQVEWENAELKGQLLGVTQERDSALRKSQGLQSKLESLEQVLKAQAEAKREHEGAVQLLESTLDSMQARVRELEGQCRSQTERFSLLAQELQAFRLHPGPLDLLTSALGCSALGDHPPPHCCCSTPQPCQGSGPKDLDLPPGSPGRCTPKSSEPALAPLTGAPRRTAKKAESLSNSSRSESIHNSPKSCPTPEVDTASEVEELEVDSISLVPAAPEGGVGGARIQVFLARYSYNPFEGPNENPEAELPLTAGEYIYIYGNMDEDGFFEGELMDGRRGLVPSNFVERVSDDDLLTSLPRELADLSHSSGPELSFLSGGGGGCSSGGQSSGGHSQPRPEEEEAAGDALSLSPPPEGLGEPLAVPYPRRIVVLKQLAHSVVLAWELPPERVDLRGFHVFVNGELRQALGPGVPPKAVLENLDLRAGPLHVSVQALTSRGSSDPLRCCLAVGAGAGVVPSQLRVHRLTATSAEIAWVPGNSNLAHAIYLNGEECPPARPSTYWATFCHLRPGTLYQARVEAQIPSQGPWEPGWERPEQRAATLQFTTLPAGLPDAPLDVQVEPGPSPGILMISWLPVTIDAAGTSNGVRVTGYAVYADGQKIMEVASPTAGSVLVEVSQLQLLQACHEVTVRTMSPHGESTDSIPAPVAPALESACQPARMSCLSPRPSPEVRTPLASVSPGLGDASFPVRHPVPHGTQDSPASLSRDMTKGPQEEPPAPCSQEEAGAAVRGTSEEKRAVEPTLGLEGPGPVAPSLAKQEVECASGDAGPTPCCTQGEPTQKEPSPEACHGGDLGSERKPRTEKEEMSELGVCLANSLADHSRNSDLSDIQEEEEEEEEEEEEEELGSRPCSSQKQVAGNSIRENGAKPQPDPFCETDSDEEILEQILELPLQQLRSKKLFSIPEEEEEEDEEEEQEKPGPSSSSQAPSQPELALLGLDCDSSQPQGPGLCPLSPELSGAREHLEDMLGVVGGNSRRRGGGSPEKPPNRKRPQDPREHCSRLLGNGGPQTSARPGPPRERGGLPVIEGTRVGQEAGGRGRPGLSRRCPRGPAPESSLVSCLSPKCLEISIEYDSEDEQEAGSGGVSLNSSCYPTDGEAWGTAAVGRPRGPLKVNSGPNPYLRLPAWEKGEPERRGRSATSRTKEPPSRATETGEPRGHDNSGRRGPQRRGARVPRPGTTELAPPRSPQEAPVHQDLPVRVFVALFDYDPVSMSPNPDAGEEELPFREGQLLKVYGDKDADGFYRGESGGRAGYIPCNMVAEVAVSGPVGRQQLLQRGFLPPDVLTEGSGNGPSIYSSAHTTGPPPKPRRSKKVELESPAQPCPGPPKLIHSAVPKTSRPMVAAFDYNPRENSPNMDVEAELPFRAGDVITVFGEMDDDGFYYGELNGQRGLVPSNFLEGPGPGAGGPESGTPQADSQRTRRRRVQC
- the Tspoap1 gene encoding peripheral-type benzodiazepine receptor-associated protein 1 isoform X3 → MEQLTTFPRLGELGAMEPWALPAWRHWTQGRGCEPGDASPSITGTPIAMQFRGLRSGESSEPEGAQSPGPVGNTDPEGTETGMSKLGHPTESPEDDCLRREDEDAQAYEAKLNVGFGDRPNLELLRALGELQQRCNILKEENQMLRKSSFPETEEKVRRLKRKNAELAVIAKRLEERAQKLQETNMRVVSAPVPRPGSGLELCRKALARQRARDLSETASALLAKDKQIAALQRECRELQARLTLVGKEGPQWLHLRDFDRLLRESQREVLRLQRQIALRNQREPLRPARPPAPTALSRVGAPAPGAPGEAVLQDDVESPQVVLREPEKQQRVQQLESELCKKRKKCESLEQEARKKQRRCEELELQLKAAQNENARLVEENSRLSGRATEKEQVEWENAELKGQLLGVTQERDSALRKSQGLQSKLESLEQVLKHMREVAQRRQQLEVEHEQARLSLQEKQEEVRRLQQARVRELEGQCRSQTERFSLLAQELQAFRLHPGPLDLLTSALGCSALGDHPPPHCCCSTPQPCQGSGPKDLDLPPGSPGRCTPKSSEPALAPLTGAPRRTAKKAESLSNSSRSESIHNSPKSCPTPEVDTASEVEELEVDSISLVPAAPEGGVGGARIQVFLARYSYNPFEGPNENPEAELPLTAGEYIYIYGNMDEDGFFEGELMDGRRGLVPSNFVERVSDDDLLTSLPRELADLSHSSGPELSFLSGGGGGCSSGGQSSGGHSQPRPEEEEAAGDALSLSPPPEGLGEPLAVPYPRRIVVLKQLAHSVVLAWELPPERVDLRGFHVFVNGELRQALGPGVPPKAVLENLDLRAGPLHVSVQALTSRGSSDPLRCCLAVGAGAGVVPSQLRVHRLTATSAEIAWVPGNSNLAHAIYLNGEECPPARPSTYWATFCHLRPGTLYQARVEAQIPSQGPWEPGWERPEQRAATLQFTTLPAGLPDAPLDVQVEPGPSPGILMISWLPVTIDAAGTSNGVRVTGYAVYADGQKIMEVASPTAGSVLVEVSQLQLLQACHEVTVRTMSPHGESTDSIPAPVAPALESACQPARMSCLSPRPSPEVRTPLASVSPGLGDASFPVRHPVPHGTQDSPASLSRDMTKGPQEEPPAPCSQEEAGAAVRGTSEEKRAVEPTLGLEGPGPVAPSLAKQEVECASGDAGPTPCCTQGEPTQKEPSPEACHGGDLGSERKPRTEKEEMSELGVCLANSLADHSRNSDLSDIQEEEEEEEEEEEEEELGSRPCSSQKQVAGNSIRENGAKPQPDPFCETDSDEEILEQILELPLQQLRSKKLFSIPEEEEEEDEEEEQEKPGPSSSSQAPSQPELALLGLDCDSSQPQGPGLCPLSPELSGAREHLEDMLGVVGGNSRRRGGGSPEKPPNRKRPQDPREHCSRLLGNGGPQTSARPGPPRERGGLPVIEGTRVGQEAGGRGRPGLSRRCPRGPAPESSLVSCLSPKCLEISIEYDSEDEQEAGSGGVSLNSSCYPTDGEAWGTAAVGRPRGPLKVNSGPNPYLRLPAWEKGEPERRGRSATSRTKEPPSRATETGEPRGHDNSGRRGPQRRGARVPRPGTTELAPPRSPQEAPVHQDLPVRVFVALFDYDPVSMSPNPDAGEEELPFREGQLLKVYGDKDADGFYRGESGGRAGYIPCNMVAEVAVSGPVGRQQLLQRGFLPPDVLTEGSGNGPSIYSSAHTTGPPPKPRRSKKVELESPAQPCPGPPKLIHSAVPKTSRPMVAAFDYNPRENSPNMDVEAELPFRAGDVITVFGEMDDDGFYYGELNGQRGLVPSNFLEGPGPGAGGPESGTPQADSQRTRRRRVQC